From one Synechocystis sp. PCC 6803 substr. PCC-P genomic stretch:
- a CDS encoding cyclic nucleotide-binding domain-containing protein, with the protein MPFVAIAFAKIFDTLDATTLSFGRTQLSLLDLFQLALSALAIFVLTHYLNRVLRSIVLRRFIYEQGIRYIVANLLSYGLGSFLFIAMLQTSGINLSSLTVVGGTLGLGIGLGLQNVTRNFVSGVTLLVEQKVKIGDYIRFQNIQGYVREVSTRAVVVGLKDGSKVILPSSLLIENQVINYHYETQTVRLTVAVGVAYGTDPVLVTETLLMCAYSQACVVKTPPAQVIFQNFGDNALEFELWVWIEEQYMGQHPEILSALRYTICFYFKRNGIGIPWPQRELWLKNPEAIAKYFHPDLDLPSLSDPAPQEPTISLSQVLKSSDYFSGLNELEIRQLVEIGQLQSLQSEEVLFRERDPADGFYIVISGLVEVYTEKLGRVLASLGPGSFFGELALMLGIPRTASVKAKEKSLLFVVRFPQFEQLLQSNPDFREAIINALGEHQGELMRRKEELATKGLLTSEEEDSNIMNWVRKRLQRLFG; encoded by the coding sequence ATGCCCTTTGTTGCCATTGCTTTCGCCAAAATTTTTGATACCCTCGACGCCACCACCCTAAGTTTTGGGCGCACCCAACTTTCCCTCTTGGATTTATTCCAGTTGGCCCTATCTGCCCTAGCCATATTCGTTTTAACCCACTACCTCAATCGGGTTTTACGGAGCATTGTTCTACGGCGTTTTATTTATGAACAAGGCATCCGCTACATTGTGGCCAATTTGTTGAGCTATGGTTTGGGTTCTTTTTTGTTCATTGCCATGCTCCAAACCAGTGGCATTAACCTCTCTTCTCTCACGGTGGTGGGGGGCACCCTTGGGCTAGGGATTGGTTTAGGTCTGCAAAATGTGACCCGTAATTTTGTTAGTGGGGTAACTCTGCTGGTGGAGCAAAAGGTCAAAATTGGCGACTATATCCGCTTTCAGAACATTCAGGGTTATGTGCGGGAAGTATCCACCAGGGCCGTGGTGGTGGGACTCAAGGATGGCTCCAAAGTAATTTTGCCCAGTAGTCTACTGATCGAAAATCAGGTGATTAACTATCATTACGAAACGCAAACGGTGCGTTTGACCGTGGCCGTGGGGGTGGCCTATGGCACTGATCCGGTGTTGGTGACGGAAACCCTTTTGATGTGTGCCTATAGCCAAGCCTGTGTGGTCAAAACTCCCCCAGCCCAGGTGATTTTCCAGAATTTTGGCGACAATGCGTTGGAATTTGAGCTTTGGGTCTGGATTGAAGAGCAATACATGGGCCAGCATCCGGAAATTCTTAGTGCCCTACGCTACACTATTTGCTTTTACTTTAAGCGCAATGGCATTGGCATCCCTTGGCCCCAACGGGAACTCTGGCTTAAAAATCCCGAGGCGATCGCCAAATATTTTCACCCGGATTTGGATTTGCCCAGCCTGTCTGACCCAGCGCCCCAAGAACCGACCATTTCCCTCAGTCAGGTTTTGAAATCGAGTGACTATTTCAGTGGCTTAAACGAGTTGGAAATTCGCCAGTTGGTGGAAATTGGCCAGTTACAATCCCTGCAATCGGAGGAGGTGCTTTTTCGGGAACGGGATCCAGCCGATGGCTTTTACATTGTCATTTCTGGGCTGGTGGAAGTCTATACGGAGAAACTGGGTCGGGTACTGGCGAGTTTGGGACCTGGTAGTTTCTTTGGTGAATTAGCCTTGATGCTGGGCATTCCCCGCACTGCCTCGGTTAAAGCTAAGGAAAAATCTCTCCTGTTTGTGGTGCGATTTCCCCAATTTGAACAATTGCTACAAAGCAATCCTGATTTCCGTGAAGCTATTATCAATGCGTTGGGGGAACACCAAGGGGAATTAATGCGCCGCAAAGAAGAACTGGCCACCAAGGGTCTCCTTACTTCGGAAGAGGAAGATAGTAATATTATGAACTGGGTGCGTAAACGGCTCCAGCGGCTATTTGGTTAG
- a CDS encoding NAD(P)/FAD-dependent oxidoreductase encodes MAINSSDSATTVIIGGGFVGLFTALHLRHHQHAGPIVLVEPQANFVFKPMLYELLTEELPESVVCPSYEKLLADSGIDIVQARVADVQLKEKRLVLDSGQEQHYDYLVLAVGSVQGYLGAQGAAENAFAFRSQTEAIALRDHLKACLEKSLTTADQAEKERLLTVAIVGAGPAGVEMAATLADLLPSWYVPMGGNINDLKIYLVNHAPGILAGDANSGLKRCALEELQARTIPVTLKLGVGVKSVTPESLQFVETGEEELRHLDTGTTIWTAGTAVNPLLKTLKEQIPAEELDRHGQPLVTSTLQLPSFPQVFAAGDCVTVKDNPKPALAQIAYQQGAAIAKNLMAVHNGKPLVSPDPQLRGTLMKLGLNNGVANLFDRVRIQGKAGDLLRNATYLELLPTPLHNFKSTTQWLAEETIDRFHRPHAPTAQELKWAAMTPAQRQEHQGIKAIAIIAPLIFIVLLYLGFKTPERERAPFVPQPSPGMNR; translated from the coding sequence GTGGCCATTAATTCGTCTGATTCAGCAACAACGGTGATTATCGGTGGTGGTTTTGTTGGACTATTCACTGCTCTCCATCTGCGTCATCATCAGCACGCCGGCCCCATTGTCCTAGTGGAACCCCAGGCAAATTTTGTCTTTAAGCCCATGCTCTACGAGTTGCTCACCGAAGAGTTACCAGAGTCGGTGGTTTGTCCCAGTTATGAAAAATTGTTGGCCGATAGCGGCATTGATATAGTCCAAGCCCGAGTTGCGGATGTGCAATTGAAGGAAAAACGGTTAGTACTTGATTCTGGCCAAGAACAGCATTATGACTATTTGGTGCTGGCAGTGGGGTCAGTGCAGGGGTATTTGGGGGCCCAGGGGGCGGCAGAAAATGCCTTTGCTTTCCGTTCCCAAACCGAGGCGATCGCCCTTAGGGATCATCTCAAAGCCTGTTTAGAAAAGTCGTTAACCACAGCAGATCAAGCGGAAAAAGAAAGATTATTGACCGTGGCGATCGTGGGGGCCGGGCCGGCGGGGGTGGAAATGGCGGCCACGTTGGCGGATTTACTGCCCAGTTGGTATGTGCCCATGGGGGGCAATATCAACGATTTAAAAATTTACTTGGTCAACCATGCGCCGGGAATTTTGGCCGGGGATGCCAATAGCGGGCTCAAGCGCTGTGCCCTGGAGGAGTTGCAAGCTAGAACTATTCCGGTGACGTTGAAGTTAGGGGTGGGGGTCAAAAGCGTTACCCCGGAAAGTTTGCAGTTTGTGGAAACTGGGGAGGAGGAATTGCGCCACTTAGACACTGGCACCACCATTTGGACCGCCGGCACAGCGGTTAACCCTCTACTCAAAACCCTCAAGGAACAGATTCCGGCCGAGGAACTCGATCGCCATGGGCAACCCCTAGTAACCAGTACTTTGCAATTGCCTAGTTTTCCCCAGGTATTTGCCGCCGGGGACTGTGTGACAGTCAAAGATAATCCCAAACCGGCCCTGGCCCAGATTGCCTACCAACAAGGAGCGGCGATCGCCAAAAATTTAATGGCGGTACACAATGGTAAACCGTTAGTTAGTCCCGATCCCCAACTGCGGGGCACATTGATGAAGTTGGGCTTGAACAATGGGGTAGCCAATTTATTTGACCGGGTACGCATCCAAGGCAAGGCAGGGGATTTATTGCGGAATGCCACCTATCTAGAGCTATTGCCCACTCCTCTGCATAACTTCAAATCCACCACCCAATGGCTAGCGGAAGAAACCATCGACCGTTTCCATCGTCCCCACGCCCCCACCGCCCAGGAACTAAAATGGGCCGCCATGACCCCAGCCCAACGGCAGGAACACCAAGGCATCAAGGCGATCGCCATCATTGCGCCCCTGATTTTTATCGTCCTGTTGTACCTTGGCTTCAAAACACCGGAAAGGGAAAGGGCTCCTTTCGTCCCCCAACCTAGCCCCGGTATGAATCGGTAG
- a CDS encoding DUF3352 domain-containing protein, whose protein sequence is MKPRSFFVLLAAVAIFSLAVAGWGTALVLGHSPLNLARGGVSRSPMAPGLIPGQSPIMVSLLVNPDRLEAFTQLAVNPGRRRRSHRELAELEQSLLAKTGLDYRKEVKPWLGEEVTLAVTDLDYDHNGSNGAQPGYLLVVHSRDPELSREFLQLSYATAAIAGDTDLVFDRYQGVKITYKHPVNPVPNGNLLASAVVGDYVLFANHPQVLRQALNSLQAPSLSLAQTATYQQALASLNNPKLGIVYANFPALAAWLGQRPAIDKNSDQTAIEQTLTVALSLQAQGLVAHTALTGVPSNNPGEKAENVTAIKTNLVNLPPSSSLVINGQNLAQQWQQLATGLAPHSLLQQALSKLVYDWQQPLGLDLTTDIFPWVQGDYQLIFLPKTNPSQNDWVFAAQDLDAAATDLALEHLDQLAIAAGYQLSTLDLGGQRVWAWTSLQTLAKQNITSLQTQVRGVHCRVGDRVILASSLEALSQVLDQTSPSLADQPEFQQALSTLPDDSYVYLDWQRGEPFFSQQLPVLRVLELSLKPLFKNLRSLTINQESSSTSISNSTIYLNLGVD, encoded by the coding sequence GTGAAACCCCGTTCTTTTTTCGTTCTACTGGCCGCCGTTGCAATTTTTTCATTGGCTGTGGCCGGCTGGGGTACTGCCCTGGTACTAGGCCACAGTCCCCTTAATTTAGCCCGGGGAGGGGTGAGCCGTAGTCCCATGGCCCCAGGGTTAATTCCTGGCCAGTCACCCATTATGGTGTCTTTGCTGGTTAATCCCGATCGCCTGGAAGCCTTTACCCAATTGGCAGTTAATCCTGGGCGGCGGCGTCGATCCCACCGGGAGTTGGCCGAGTTGGAGCAGAGTTTGCTTGCTAAAACGGGGCTGGATTATCGCAAAGAGGTGAAACCCTGGTTAGGGGAGGAAGTTACCCTAGCGGTGACAGATTTGGATTACGACCACAATGGAAGCAATGGAGCCCAACCGGGATATTTACTGGTGGTCCACAGCCGGGATCCAGAGCTGAGTCGGGAGTTTTTGCAACTGTCCTACGCCACTGCGGCGATCGCCGGAGATACGGACCTGGTGTTTGACCGTTACCAAGGAGTCAAAATTACCTATAAACACCCCGTTAACCCAGTGCCCAACGGCAATTTACTGGCCAGTGCGGTGGTGGGGGACTATGTTCTATTTGCCAATCATCCCCAGGTTTTGCGCCAGGCTTTAAATAGTTTGCAGGCCCCTTCCCTCAGCCTGGCCCAAACCGCAACTTACCAACAGGCCCTAGCCAGTTTAAATAACCCGAAATTGGGAATAGTTTATGCTAATTTTCCTGCCCTTGCCGCTTGGCTTGGCCAGCGACCTGCCATTGATAAAAATTCTGACCAAACGGCGATCGAACAAACTTTAACAGTGGCTTTATCTCTCCAAGCCCAGGGATTGGTGGCCCACACTGCTTTGACGGGGGTACCTAGCAATAACCCAGGGGAAAAGGCGGAAAATGTAACTGCCATTAAAACCAATTTAGTTAACTTACCCCCCAGCAGTAGCTTGGTAATTAATGGTCAAAACCTAGCTCAACAATGGCAACAGTTGGCCACGGGTTTAGCCCCCCATAGTCTCCTACAACAGGCCTTAAGTAAGTTAGTTTATGATTGGCAACAGCCCCTAGGTTTAGATTTAACCACTGATATTTTTCCTTGGGTGCAAGGCGATTATCAATTAATCTTTTTGCCCAAAACTAATCCGAGCCAAAATGATTGGGTATTTGCCGCCCAGGACTTGGATGCCGCCGCCACTGACTTAGCTTTGGAACATCTAGATCAATTGGCGATCGCCGCTGGCTACCAATTATCAACTTTGGACCTGGGTGGGCAACGGGTATGGGCTTGGACTAGTCTCCAAACCCTGGCCAAGCAGAATATTACCAGCCTACAAACCCAAGTTAGGGGAGTTCATTGCCGAGTCGGCGATCGGGTAATTTTGGCCAGTTCCCTCGAAGCTTTATCCCAAGTGTTGGACCAAACCAGTCCTTCCTTGGCTGATCAACCAGAATTTCAACAGGCATTGTCCACTTTGCCCGATGACAGTTACGTTTACCTTGATTGGCAAAGGGGAGAACCATTTTTTAGCCAACAATTACCCGTGCTCAGGGTATTGGAGTTATCGCTCAAACCTCTGTTTAAAAATTTACGATCCCTAACCATTAATCAAGAGTCTAGCTCCACTTCCATTAGCAACAGCACTATTTACCTGAATCTGGGGGTTGATTAG
- a CDS encoding DUF2231 domain-containing protein produces MNPSLIDQLKEIGLQLGTNGLPYRFPIHPNLVHFSLGLFIIALIFDFAGVFFPLERPILKGFAIPAQRQNFFDVGWYNAVAGAFISFFTVAAGFFEILLAQPPTNQVSDWGIGAGTTMLLHGVGGILLLAMMVGTTIWRGYQRFVWRTNCRNEVSWAYLGFALFLMAYMAIHGTLGAQLGAEFGVHNTAAHILRMGENPNVVLSEGGMDL; encoded by the coding sequence ATGAACCCTTCCCTGATTGACCAACTCAAAGAAATTGGCCTCCAGCTAGGCACCAATGGTCTGCCCTACCGATTTCCCATCCATCCCAATTTGGTTCATTTCAGTCTGGGGTTATTCATCATTGCCCTAATTTTTGATTTTGCGGGCGTATTTTTCCCCTTGGAGCGGCCAATTCTCAAAGGGTTTGCCATTCCCGCCCAGCGCCAAAACTTCTTTGATGTGGGTTGGTACAATGCCGTGGCCGGTGCCTTCATTAGTTTTTTCACGGTGGCGGCGGGCTTTTTTGAAATTCTTTTGGCCCAACCTCCCACAAATCAAGTCAGTGATTGGGGCATTGGCGCTGGTACTACCATGTTGCTCCATGGCGTGGGGGGCATCCTGCTACTGGCGATGATGGTGGGCACAACTATTTGGCGGGGCTATCAACGGTTTGTTTGGCGCACCAATTGCCGCAATGAAGTTAGCTGGGCCTATCTCGGTTTTGCCCTATTTCTCATGGCCTATATGGCCATCCATGGCACCCTGGGGGCCCAACTGGGGGCAGAATTTGGCGTACACAATACGGCGGCCCATATCCTCCGCATGGGGGAAAATCCCAATGTGGTGCTCAGTGAGGGAGGTATGGATCTTTGA
- a CDS encoding HlyD family efflux transporter periplasmic adaptor subunit, producing the protein MGESTRTGQLTNPDHSLRWIILAMVVGVLFTGGIIFYSLRSGVNQGEDNASSALSPATQAPEDKPVAALGRIAPLGEIIKLSASPGSFGGAKVARVLVKEGDKVKEGQVVAVLDSYEQKAAAVVSAQESVRVAQADLAIIEAGAKRGEIAAQESQVRKAQAELEQNFAVNQAALANLVKQLEGEKLEQQATIDRLQAEVNQAANDDRRYRSLAENGAIAMADWEQRRLNLETSNQRLREAQARLMKTEATLEEQIREQQSVRDKDAQTMVLERESARATLSQIAEIRPVDVQKAKAELNLAMARFQEARAELDTALVRAPVDSQVLKIYTRPGEKVSDTNGILDLGITSQMIVVAEVYENDIGRVELGQTAWVRSENDSFSGELEGRVTNIGLRIGKNDVLDSDPAADIDARVVEVKIALSPSASKTVAGLSNAKVVVKIEPDSAPPSAPN; encoded by the coding sequence ATGGGTGAATCCACTAGGACTGGACAACTTACCAACCCTGACCATAGCCTCCGTTGGATCATTTTGGCCATGGTGGTGGGGGTTTTATTCACCGGGGGCATAATTTTTTACAGTCTCCGTTCCGGGGTCAATCAAGGGGAGGATAACGCTTCCAGTGCCCTTTCTCCCGCAACTCAAGCTCCAGAAGACAAGCCCGTGGCCGCCCTGGGACGCATTGCTCCCCTAGGGGAAATTATTAAGCTTTCCGCTTCCCCCGGTTCTTTTGGTGGGGCGAAAGTAGCCAGAGTATTAGTCAAAGAAGGGGACAAAGTCAAAGAAGGCCAGGTGGTGGCAGTGCTGGATTCCTACGAACAAAAAGCCGCCGCTGTGGTTTCTGCCCAGGAATCGGTTCGGGTAGCCCAAGCAGATTTGGCCATCATTGAAGCCGGTGCCAAACGGGGAGAAATCGCTGCCCAGGAGTCCCAAGTCCGGAAAGCCCAGGCGGAATTAGAACAGAATTTTGCTGTCAACCAAGCCGCCCTGGCCAATTTGGTTAAGCAGTTGGAAGGGGAAAAGTTAGAGCAACAGGCCACCATCGATCGCCTACAGGCAGAGGTAAATCAAGCGGCCAACGATGACCGGCGTTATCGGAGTTTGGCGGAAAATGGGGCGATCGCCATGGCAGACTGGGAACAGCGACGTTTGAATTTGGAGACCAGCAACCAGCGCTTGCGAGAAGCCCAGGCTCGGCTAATGAAAACCGAAGCTACTTTAGAAGAACAAATTCGGGAACAGCAATCAGTCCGAGATAAGGACGCCCAAACCATGGTGCTGGAAAGGGAATCGGCCCGGGCCACCCTATCTCAAATTGCCGAAATTCGTCCGGTGGATGTGCAAAAAGCCAAAGCAGAATTGAATTTGGCCATGGCCCGTTTCCAGGAAGCCCGAGCTGAGTTGGACACTGCCCTGGTGCGGGCTCCGGTGGATTCCCAGGTGTTAAAAATTTATACTCGCCCTGGAGAAAAAGTTAGTGATACCAATGGCATCCTCGATCTCGGCATTACGTCCCAAATGATTGTGGTGGCGGAAGTGTATGAAAATGACATTGGCCGGGTGGAACTAGGTCAAACTGCTTGGGTGCGTAGTGAAAACGACAGCTTTAGCGGTGAATTGGAAGGGCGAGTTACCAATATTGGTTTGAGAATTGGCAAAAATGATGTGCTGGACTCCGACCCCGCCGCCGACATTGATGCCAGGGTGGTGGAAGTAAAAATTGCCCTCAGTCCCAGCGCCAGCAAAACCGTGGCCGGCTTGAGCAACGCCAAAGTGGTGGTCAAAATTGAACCCGACAGCGCTCCTCCTTCTGCCCCCAACTAA
- the pgl gene encoding 6-phosphogluconolactonase — protein MEGKNKIIHSPEVSMAPQVDVLINKQILIERALVCVTTRITKAIAERGQGTIALSGGNTPKPLYEALARQALPWEKIHVFWGDERYVSVDHPDSNQRMARLAWLDQVDIPEANIHPMPTAAADPEQDAQTYENELATFFQVEAGHFPAFDLILLGLGDDGHTASLFPHTPALTVGDRLITVGNKDGQPRLTFTIPLINRARSVVFLVAGASKQHALGEIFAPEADPQQYPARFIQPQGELIWLLDQQAGENLRP, from the coding sequence ATGGAGGGGAAAAACAAGATTATCCATTCCCCAGAGGTTTCCATGGCTCCCCAAGTGGATGTGTTGATAAATAAACAAATTTTGATTGAACGGGCCCTGGTCTGTGTCACCACTCGTATTACCAAGGCGATCGCCGAGCGGGGTCAAGGCACCATTGCCCTATCGGGGGGCAACACCCCTAAACCGTTATATGAAGCCCTCGCCCGCCAAGCCCTCCCCTGGGAAAAGATCCACGTTTTTTGGGGCGATGAACGTTATGTTTCCGTGGACCACCCCGACAGTAACCAACGCATGGCCCGCCTCGCTTGGTTGGACCAGGTGGACATTCCCGAAGCCAATATTCATCCCATGCCTACTGCTGCGGCCGATCCTGAGCAGGATGCCCAGACCTATGAAAATGAGTTGGCCACCTTTTTCCAGGTGGAAGCAGGACATTTCCCCGCCTTTGACTTAATCCTTTTAGGTTTAGGGGACGACGGCCACACCGCTTCCCTTTTTCCCCATACCCCCGCCCTGACCGTTGGCGATCGCCTAATTACGGTGGGCAATAAAGATGGCCAACCCCGGTTAACTTTTACTATTCCCCTGATTAACCGAGCCCGTTCGGTAGTTTTTCTCGTAGCAGGGGCCAGTAAACAGCATGCATTAGGGGAAATTTTTGCCCCCGAAGCCGACCCCCAACAATATCCAGCCCGGTTTATCCAGCCCCAGGGGGAACTGATCTGGCTTCTGGACCAACAGGCGGGGGAAAATCTACGCCCTTGA
- the scpB gene encoding SMC-Scp complex subunit ScpB yields MRLATTIEAILYLQAKPVAIADLVSISGQEKASVEDALMELMEDYAHRDSALEIVETNQGYSLQLRAAFQHLIQDFVPADLSTASLRTLAAIAIKSPLLQTDLIELRGSGAYQQVQELVETGFVRKRKQTEGRSYWLEITDKFHQYFEIDSLPADFAEKKPK; encoded by the coding sequence ATGCGTCTTGCCACCACCATTGAAGCGATCCTTTATCTCCAGGCTAAACCGGTGGCGATCGCCGACTTGGTCAGCATCAGTGGTCAGGAAAAGGCCTCCGTGGAGGATGCCCTGATGGAGTTGATGGAGGACTATGCTCACCGGGACAGTGCCCTGGAAATTGTGGAAACTAACCAGGGTTACAGCCTGCAACTCCGGGCCGCCTTTCAACATCTGATCCAAGATTTTGTCCCCGCCGATCTCAGCACCGCGAGCCTCCGTACCTTGGCGGCGATCGCCATTAAATCCCCCCTACTGCAAACAGACTTGATCGAACTACGGGGCAGTGGAGCGTACCAACAGGTGCAGGAATTGGTGGAAACGGGTTTTGTCCGCAAAAGAAAGCAAACGGAAGGACGCTCCTATTGGCTGGAAATCACCGACAAGTTTCACCAATACTTTGAGATTGATAGTTTACCGGCGGATTTTGCTGAAAAAAAACCAAAATAA
- the devC gene encoding ABC transporter permease DevC, producing the protein MKIPLAWHQLFHERMRLLAAIAGIAFADVLIFMQLGFKNALFDSAVRVPKSLQGDLFILSTQTDTFVNPTPFAARRLYQAMGNASVKDGTSLYIDINRWKNPETKVSRQIYIMGFNPVNNPINLPGVAENLDLIKRPDVFLFDQDSREEFGPVPALLEADGPVFTEVGNRRIQVQGLFTLGSSFGADGTLITSDLNFFRLFPNRDRSSIDAGILQLKPGADPEKVAEEIRQELTEGDVQVFTKEKLVQYELNYWQTRTTIGFVFGLGTAMGFIVGTVIVYQILYTDVSDHLPEYATLKAIGYGDRYLLGVVFQEALLLAVIGFLPSFGLGILLYTNTARATGLPLIMTTARALTVLIMTIAMCCISGAIAVGRLRAADPADIF; encoded by the coding sequence ATGAAAATTCCCCTTGCCTGGCACCAGCTATTCCATGAAAGGATGCGACTCCTGGCGGCGATCGCCGGCATTGCCTTTGCCGATGTGCTGATTTTTATGCAACTGGGGTTCAAAAATGCCTTGTTTGACAGTGCAGTCCGGGTTCCTAAAAGTTTGCAAGGGGATTTATTCATTCTCAGTACCCAAACGGACACCTTTGTTAACCCCACCCCTTTTGCAGCCCGCCGTTTATACCAGGCCATGGGCAACGCCTCTGTTAAGGATGGCACTAGCCTCTACATTGACATCAACCGCTGGAAAAACCCGGAAACTAAAGTCAGCCGCCAGATTTACATCATGGGTTTCAACCCCGTTAACAATCCGATCAATCTACCAGGGGTAGCCGAAAATTTAGATTTGATTAAGCGCCCCGACGTGTTCCTGTTTGACCAAGACTCCAGGGAAGAATTTGGCCCAGTGCCGGCCCTGTTAGAAGCCGACGGCCCAGTTTTCACCGAAGTGGGTAATCGCCGCATCCAGGTGCAGGGTTTATTCACCCTCGGTTCTTCCTTTGGGGCGGATGGGACTTTAATTACCAGCGATTTGAATTTCTTCCGTCTTTTTCCTAATCGGGACCGCAGTTCCATTGATGCGGGTATTTTGCAACTCAAACCCGGCGCTGATCCGGAAAAAGTAGCGGAGGAAATCCGCCAAGAGTTAACCGAGGGGGATGTCCAGGTTTTCACCAAGGAAAAGTTAGTCCAATACGAATTGAATTATTGGCAAACCCGCACCACCATTGGTTTTGTCTTTGGTTTGGGCACCGCTATGGGTTTCATTGTGGGCACCGTCATTGTTTACCAAATTCTCTACACCGACGTTTCTGACCATTTACCGGAATATGCCACCCTCAAAGCCATTGGCTACGGCGATCGTTATTTGTTGGGAGTTGTGTTCCAAGAAGCCCTATTGCTAGCAGTGATTGGCTTTTTACCCAGTTTTGGCTTGGGGATTCTACTCTACACCAACACAGCCCGGGCCACGGGTTTGCCCCTGATTATGACCACGGCCAGGGCGTTAACTGTATTAATTATGACCATTGCCATGTGTTGCATTTCCGGGGCGATCGCCGTGGGGCGTTTGCGGGCCGCAGATCCGGCGGATATTTTCTAA
- a CDS encoding fasciclin domain-containing protein gives MKTAARIVAFTALTGFALGMPTVAMAEMETTEKSAVVSQAATDSAMTIVEVAAGNETFSTLVAAVKAADLVEALSAEGPFTVFAPTNDAFAALPAGTVESLLLPENKDKLVKILTYHVVPGKITAAQVQSGEVASLAGEALTFKVKDGKVKVNKATVISADVDASNGVIHVIDQVILPPM, from the coding sequence ATGAAAACCGCTGCTAGAATTGTTGCTTTTACCGCTCTGACTGGATTTGCCCTGGGGATGCCCACCGTTGCCATGGCGGAAATGGAAACCACCGAAAAATCTGCCGTAGTTAGTCAAGCCGCCACGGACAGCGCCATGACTATTGTGGAAGTCGCCGCAGGCAATGAAACTTTCAGTACCCTCGTTGCAGCAGTCAAAGCGGCTGATTTAGTGGAAGCTTTATCCGCTGAAGGCCCCTTTACCGTTTTTGCCCCCACCAATGATGCCTTTGCCGCTCTGCCCGCTGGTACGGTGGAAAGTCTGTTGTTGCCCGAAAACAAAGATAAATTGGTGAAAATTTTGACCTACCACGTCGTTCCTGGCAAAATCACCGCCGCCCAGGTTCAATCCGGTGAAGTGGCATCCCTAGCTGGGGAAGCCCTCACCTTCAAAGTCAAAGATGGCAAAGTGAAAGTTAACAAAGCCACTGTCATTTCCGCCGATGTGGATGCCAGCAACGGTGTAATCCATGTCATTGACCAAGTAATTCTGCCTCCTATGTAA
- a CDS encoding DUF2231 domain-containing protein gives MFTLNDQNLPYPDTLHPIIVHFVIGMVFFAYISELVGYLQKKPRFFEVAWWNWLTAAIAIFFAVIFGEFEAALAMPYPAAQPALDWHTVNGWSLSAILAGLTAWRGVLRVRNPLKTSLPFLMLATVFMVLVCIQIFLGSLVDWVYGLHTLPVVQATKDGIIP, from the coding sequence ATGTTCACCCTCAATGACCAAAATCTGCCCTACCCCGATACCCTCCATCCCATCATTGTCCACTTTGTCATTGGCATGGTTTTCTTTGCCTACATTAGTGAACTGGTGGGCTACCTCCAAAAAAAGCCTCGGTTCTTTGAAGTCGCTTGGTGGAATTGGCTCACAGCGGCGATCGCCATTTTTTTTGCAGTGATTTTTGGGGAATTTGAAGCGGCTCTAGCGATGCCCTACCCGGCGGCCCAACCGGCATTGGATTGGCACACGGTCAACGGCTGGTCATTGTCTGCCATTTTGGCAGGGTTAACGGCTTGGCGGGGAGTGTTGAGGGTGCGAAATCCGCTGAAAACCAGCCTGCCTTTCCTCATGCTAGCCACTGTATTTATGGTGTTAGTATGCATCCAAATCTTCCTTGGCTCCCTAGTGGATTGGGTTTATGGTCTGCACACCCTACCCGTAGTCCAAGCAACCAAAGACGGCATTATTCCCTAG